A window of Phycobacter azelaicus contains these coding sequences:
- a CDS encoding crotonase/enoyl-CoA hydratase family protein, whose product MSVEINISRFRNLAIDAQEDGVWVVTLNRPAKRNALDIDTIEELVEFFSLAPRAGVKAVVLAGSGDHFCAGLDLIEHHDEDRSPADFMHVCLRWHEAFNKMEYGGVPVIAALQGAVVGGGLELASSAHIRVMDKTTYFALPEGQRGLFTGGGATIRVSDLIGKSRMIDMMLTGRVYQGQEASDLGLAQYFVEDSSFDKAMELARRAAENLPLSNFAICSAVSHMQNMSALDAAYAESVVAGVVNTQPAARARLAAFADKSAARVRPNE is encoded by the coding sequence ATGAGCGTTGAAATCAATATATCCCGCTTCAGGAACCTCGCCATAGACGCGCAGGAGGACGGCGTTTGGGTCGTGACCCTGAATCGCCCGGCCAAGCGCAATGCGCTTGATATCGACACCATCGAGGAACTGGTGGAGTTCTTCTCGCTGGCGCCACGCGCCGGGGTCAAGGCCGTGGTTCTAGCTGGATCAGGCGACCACTTCTGCGCGGGCCTGGACCTGATCGAACACCACGACGAAGACCGCAGCCCCGCCGATTTCATGCACGTCTGCCTGCGCTGGCACGAAGCCTTCAACAAGATGGAATACGGCGGTGTTCCGGTCATAGCTGCCCTACAGGGCGCTGTCGTGGGTGGCGGCTTGGAACTGGCCAGTTCAGCTCACATTCGGGTTATGGACAAAACCACCTATTTCGCCCTGCCCGAAGGCCAGCGGGGTCTATTCACCGGCGGTGGCGCCACCATTCGCGTAAGCGACCTGATCGGCAAATCCCGCATGATCGACATGATGCTCACGGGCCGTGTGTATCAGGGGCAGGAAGCCAGCGATCTGGGTCTGGCACAGTATTTCGTCGAAGATTCCAGCTTTGACAAGGCGATGGAACTGGCCCGCCGCGCAGCCGAAAACCTGCCGCTTTCGAACTTTGCCATCTGCTCGGCTGTAAGCCACATGCAGAACATGTCGGCGCTGGATGCAGCCTATGCAGAGTCCGTGGTGGCCGGTGTCGTGAACACCCAGCCCGCCGCCCGCGCCCGCCTGGCGGCTTTTGCCGACAAAAGCGCCGCCCGCGTGCGCCCCAACGAGTGA
- a CDS encoding acyl-CoA dehydrogenase: MTFDAPVKDMIFNIAHLAGWTEVSALPVYDAVAIEDVDAALTEFARFVSEEIAPLNTVGDQVGSTYEDGRVTLPVGFTEAYAKFVEMGWQSLPHPEEFGGQGLPRSVGAAATEMLNAANMSFALCPLLTEGAIEALLTAASDEQKATYLENLVSGKWTGTMNLTEPQAGSDLALLRSKAEPRADGTYAISGTKIYITYGEHDMSGNTVHLVLARTPDAPAGVKGISLFLVPKYMVNSDGSVGERNAVRCVSIEHKLGIKASPTAVLSFEEATGYLIGEENAGLRYMFEMMNSARYAVGLQGVAVSERAYQQALSYARDRVQSAPVDGSTCEAVTIVNHPDVRRMLMRMRSITEGGRAMAAFAAGWQDLAKHAATPEERANAAAISEFLTPLVKGYCTEMSVDVTSLGVQVHGGMGFIEETGAAQHYRDARILPIYEGTTAIQANDLVGRKTLRDGGETALRLAEMITQTEAELASGSSAAQTVGARLARAREAFAAVVQHLVSSGKDDPNAAFGAGVPYLMLAGNLVAGWQLARALLVAEAALEKGEDPDFMTAKISTARFYADHVLNDTSAQRDRILEGADSLLSAVL, translated from the coding sequence ATGACATTCGATGCTCCCGTGAAGGACATGATTTTCAACATCGCCCACTTGGCCGGGTGGACTGAAGTCAGCGCGCTACCCGTCTACGACGCTGTCGCGATTGAAGATGTGGACGCTGCGCTGACAGAATTTGCGCGCTTCGTTTCCGAGGAAATCGCCCCGCTCAATACGGTCGGCGATCAGGTCGGATCAACGTATGAGGACGGTCGCGTGACGCTCCCCGTCGGCTTTACCGAGGCTTACGCGAAATTTGTCGAAATGGGCTGGCAGAGCCTGCCGCACCCGGAAGAGTTCGGCGGACAGGGTTTGCCACGCTCCGTCGGTGCCGCTGCAACCGAGATGCTGAATGCCGCCAACATGAGCTTTGCGCTGTGCCCTCTTTTGACCGAAGGCGCCATCGAAGCCCTGCTGACCGCCGCATCGGATGAGCAGAAGGCAACCTACCTGGAGAACCTGGTGTCCGGCAAATGGACCGGCACAATGAACCTGACCGAGCCGCAGGCGGGCAGCGACCTGGCATTGCTACGTAGCAAGGCAGAACCGCGCGCCGATGGCACCTATGCGATCAGCGGCACCAAGATCTACATCACCTATGGTGAGCACGACATGTCCGGGAACACCGTGCATCTGGTGCTGGCCCGCACGCCCGATGCGCCCGCGGGGGTAAAGGGGATCAGCCTGTTCCTGGTGCCAAAATACATGGTGAACAGCGACGGCTCTGTGGGCGAACGCAATGCCGTGCGTTGCGTCAGCATTGAACACAAGCTGGGCATCAAGGCCAGCCCCACGGCGGTGCTCAGCTTCGAAGAGGCAACCGGGTATCTGATCGGCGAGGAAAACGCCGGCCTGCGCTACATGTTCGAGATGATGAACTCCGCCCGCTATGCGGTTGGTTTGCAAGGGGTTGCCGTCTCGGAACGCGCCTACCAGCAGGCTCTATCCTATGCCCGGGACCGCGTTCAAAGCGCGCCAGTGGATGGCTCAACGTGCGAGGCGGTTACCATCGTGAACCACCCGGATGTGCGCCGGATGCTGATGCGCATGCGGTCCATCACCGAAGGTGGGCGTGCCATGGCGGCCTTTGCCGCCGGCTGGCAGGATCTGGCCAAACACGCGGCCACGCCAGAAGAGCGCGCAAACGCGGCCGCGATTTCGGAGTTCCTGACCCCGCTCGTCAAAGGCTATTGCACCGAGATGAGCGTCGATGTCACTTCGCTGGGCGTTCAGGTACATGGCGGTATGGGGTTCATCGAGGAAACAGGCGCCGCGCAGCACTACCGTGATGCCCGCATCCTCCCGATCTATGAAGGCACCACCGCCATCCAGGCCAACGACCTGGTGGGCCGCAAGACCCTGCGCGATGGCGGAGAGACCGCCCTTCGGCTCGCCGAGATGATCACGCAGACCGAAGCGGAATTGGCCAGTGGTTCGAGTGCGGCGCAAACCGTTGGCGCCCGCCTCGCTCGCGCGCGGGAGGCCTTTGCCGCCGTCGTGCAACACCTCGTGTCCTCCGGCAAGGATGATCCGAATGCGGCTTTTGGCGCAGGCGTCCCCTATCTGATGCTCGCTGGAAATCTCGTAGCAGGTTGGCAACTGGCGCGTGCCCTTCTTGTTGCAGAAGCAGCGCTCGAAAAGGGCGAAGACCCCGATTTCATGACAGCCAAGATCTCTACCGCGCGGTTCTATGCGGATCACGTCCTGAACGATACCAGCGCGCAGCGCGATCGCATTCTGGAGGGCGCCGACAGCCTGCTTTCCGCCGTTCTCTGA
- a CDS encoding AraC family transcriptional regulator: protein MAEISLEPEVTAPILPTVSRAFLEDWLEALRVHCPAQQLAGFMAQTGLSGAAQPRGRVTHDQIVRLYQLVANETGDEMMGLWSRPVRSGALKVLCASLRGASSLSAALFRFTSFWNIVLDDCQMHLETRRDHLRIVLEPQGAGGQHRFGHMLLLKLAHGIGSWLAGRELPLREVSFVFERPEFAEDYPILFPAPVRFGQGRSSVSFADLLDGAPVPRSEVEMQEFLLRAPRDWIFTGSREHTFMLRVRELLLRSHRMTCNLEEAAQALNLTPRTLIRRLDTEGTSFQEIKDGLRRDIAIRDLSDGSKSIEAISQDVGFATSANFHRAFKRWTGTTPGAYRRS from the coding sequence ATGGCTGAAATCTCGCTTGAACCAGAGGTGACTGCGCCGATCCTGCCCACTGTATCGCGTGCATTCCTGGAGGACTGGCTGGAGGCCCTGCGGGTTCACTGCCCGGCCCAGCAGTTGGCGGGCTTCATGGCGCAAACGGGCCTTTCTGGCGCAGCGCAGCCGCGTGGCCGTGTGACACATGATCAGATCGTCCGGCTCTATCAACTGGTGGCAAATGAAACCGGTGACGAGATGATGGGCCTCTGGAGCAGGCCGGTGCGCTCCGGTGCGCTGAAAGTGCTTTGCGCTTCTCTGCGCGGGGCTTCGTCGCTTTCTGCGGCCCTTTTTCGGTTCACCTCCTTCTGGAACATCGTTCTCGATGACTGCCAGATGCATCTTGAGACACGGCGTGATCACCTCCGCATTGTGCTTGAGCCGCAAGGTGCTGGTGGGCAGCACCGGTTCGGGCATATGCTGCTCTTGAAGCTGGCTCACGGGATCGGATCGTGGCTTGCCGGGCGGGAATTGCCTCTGCGCGAGGTCAGTTTTGTTTTTGAACGGCCAGAGTTTGCAGAGGACTATCCGATCCTGTTTCCCGCTCCGGTGCGATTTGGGCAGGGGCGCTCCTCGGTGAGTTTTGCGGATCTGCTGGATGGAGCGCCTGTGCCGCGCAGCGAAGTCGAGATGCAGGAATTTCTGCTGCGCGCTCCGCGGGACTGGATTTTCACGGGGTCTAGGGAACACACCTTCATGCTGCGCGTGCGGGAACTGCTTTTGAGATCACACCGCATGACCTGCAACCTTGAAGAGGCTGCGCAGGCCCTGAACCTCACACCGCGGACGCTGATCCGGCGGCTGGATACAGAAGGCACTTCATTTCAGGAGATAAAGGATGGCCTGCGGCGGGACATCGCAATCAGAGACCTGTCTGATGGCAGCAAAAGCATCGAGGCGATTTCGCAGGATGTCGGTTTTGCAACATCGGCTAACTTCCACCGCGCGTTCAAGCGGTGGACGGGCACGACCCCCGGCGCCTACCGGAGGTCTTGA
- a CDS encoding methyltransferase regulatory domain-containing protein gives MNDWTSGYVAELDYTHDFFGELAPSHLAFCATLKGQKHGLHGEDLTYCELGCGQGFSANLLAAANPHIQFHAMDFNPSHITGARELATEAGLKNMHFHERSFEDFQSEPSLPDAFDVIALHGVYSWVSRENQKYILEFLSKRLKPGGLVYISYNTQPGWAAALPLRRIMTDRAAQGSGPLHQRISEAIAWAQELNLTGAEYFAANPVVAKRLGKMDGMSQNYLAHEFFNKDWTPFHFADIAEDLSQAKLSFLASSDPMAHVDDVCLSQSQHEMLERESDPVRRQSLRDILLNAQFRTDIFVRGKLRHTERGAIGAWFNVPLALARRYNGGSIILASRSGEEPLRRDQYEPLLAALKDGPQTVRQLLDSGAFGNNTWAEITRMLTLLIGAHHVIPCLQVEGFVERAEQCRRFNMAVCKRAEDSETLRFLASPVTGSGIAFDRFEQLFLLARSEGLSTPTEWAELAWQILAPQGQRLHVDGRILETPEENLAVLRVRANAFAAQRLPLCESLGITLEPPSPEPHAQSQRQSQSAA, from the coding sequence ATGAACGATTGGACCTCAGGCTATGTGGCCGAACTTGATTACACCCACGATTTCTTTGGCGAGCTTGCGCCGTCGCATCTTGCGTTCTGTGCAACTCTCAAAGGTCAGAAGCACGGCCTTCACGGCGAAGACTTGACCTATTGCGAACTAGGCTGCGGTCAGGGCTTTTCAGCCAATCTTCTGGCAGCAGCCAATCCCCACATCCAGTTTCATGCGATGGACTTCAACCCATCCCACATTACCGGTGCCCGTGAGCTTGCGACCGAGGCCGGGCTGAAGAACATGCATTTCCACGAGCGGTCCTTCGAGGATTTCCAATCCGAGCCGTCTCTGCCCGACGCTTTCGATGTCATCGCCCTGCATGGCGTTTACAGCTGGGTGTCTCGAGAGAACCAAAAATACATTCTTGAGTTTCTGTCCAAGCGCCTAAAACCCGGCGGTCTGGTCTATATCAGCTACAACACCCAGCCCGGCTGGGCCGCCGCCCTGCCCCTGCGCCGGATCATGACCGACCGCGCGGCCCAAGGCAGTGGTCCCCTCCACCAGCGCATCAGCGAAGCCATCGCCTGGGCGCAGGAACTCAATTTGACCGGTGCAGAGTACTTTGCCGCCAACCCGGTCGTTGCCAAACGGCTGGGCAAGATGGATGGCATGTCGCAAAACTATCTTGCTCATGAGTTTTTCAACAAGGATTGGACACCGTTCCACTTTGCCGACATTGCTGAGGATCTGTCTCAGGCCAAGCTGTCTTTCTTGGCCTCATCAGACCCGATGGCCCACGTGGATGACGTCTGCCTGTCTCAGAGCCAGCACGAGATGCTGGAACGGGAAAGCGACCCTGTACGCCGCCAGAGCCTACGAGACATCCTTCTGAACGCACAGTTCCGCACGGATATCTTTGTGAGAGGAAAACTCCGCCACACTGAAAGGGGGGCCATCGGAGCCTGGTTCAACGTTCCGCTGGCCTTGGCGCGCCGATACAACGGCGGCTCCATTATCCTTGCATCGCGCAGCGGCGAAGAGCCATTACGCCGCGACCAGTATGAACCGCTTTTGGCGGCGCTCAAGGATGGCCCGCAAACCGTGCGCCAACTCCTGGATTCCGGCGCGTTTGGCAACAACACCTGGGCGGAGATTACCCGCATGCTGACACTTTTGATCGGCGCCCACCATGTGATTCCCTGCCTGCAGGTCGAGGGGTTTGTCGAACGGGCAGAACAGTGTCGCCGCTTCAACATGGCCGTATGCAAACGCGCCGAGGACAGCGAAACCCTGCGTTTTCTTGCCTCACCGGTCACGGGCAGCGGCATCGCGTTCGACAGGTTCGAACAGCTTTTCCTACTCGCACGCAGCGAAGGTCTTTCAACGCCGACAGAATGGGCAGAGTTGGCCTGGCAGATCCTTGCCCCGCAGGGACAACGCCTGCATGTGGATGGCCGAATCCTGGAAACCCCCGAAGAAAACCTGGCCGTGCTGCGCGTCCGCGCCAATGCCTTTGCGGCGCAGCGCCTGCCCCTGTGCGAAAGCCTCGGAATCACACTTGAACCGCCCAGTCCAGAGCCTCACGCCCAGTCGCAAAGACAATCGCAGTCGGCCGCATAG
- a CDS encoding rhodanese-like domain-containing protein, protein MPVTLQQMMAEANAAVERISVEEAQKKLEEGALLLDIRDATELSASGRVAGSHHVSRGMLEFRADPASPFHDSTFSKDRTILLHCASGGRAALAGKLLKDMGYASVYNTGGLSDWATAGAMIEEPVDPGM, encoded by the coding sequence ATGCCCGTGACCCTGCAACAGATGATGGCTGAGGCGAATGCCGCCGTGGAGCGTATCTCAGTGGAAGAGGCTCAGAAGAAGTTGGAGGAGGGTGCCCTGCTGCTTGATATCCGCGATGCAACGGAGTTATCGGCGTCAGGCCGCGTTGCAGGCTCGCACCATGTTTCGCGGGGAATGCTTGAGTTTCGCGCTGACCCAGCCAGCCCGTTTCACGACAGCACGTTCAGCAAGGATCGCACCATCCTGTTGCATTGCGCCAGTGGTGGCCGGGCCGCTCTTGCGGGGAAGCTTCTGAAAGACATGGGATATGCCTCTGTTTATAACACTGGTGGGCTTTCCGACTGGGCCACTGCTGGTGCCATGATCGAAGAACCGGTTGATCCTGGGATGTAG
- a CDS encoding alpha/beta fold hydrolase, with protein MLNTILHGAQTDQTPLLIAHGLYGSARNWGVIAKRLSDERLVVAVDMRNHGNSPFYGSHSYPEMADDLAEVIAAHGGRMDVIGHSMGGKAAMMLALRHPDAVRRLLVADIAPVSYGHSQIQYIEAMRAVDLDKVNRRSDAHAQLSDLGVDPALQSFFTQSLDIRGKRWCLNLDTLAKEMPTILSFPKTDAHWDGLALFLSGAESDYVRPEHRPEILARFPAARFAKIPKAGHWLHADAPRAFEATARAFLNA; from the coding sequence ATGTTGAACACGATCCTGCACGGCGCCCAGACGGACCAGACCCCTCTTCTTATTGCCCATGGGCTTTATGGCTCTGCGCGCAACTGGGGTGTAATTGCCAAACGCCTGTCCGACGAACGCCTGGTTGTGGCCGTTGACATGCGCAATCACGGGAACAGCCCCTTCTATGGCAGCCACAGCTATCCTGAGATGGCCGACGATCTGGCTGAGGTAATAGCGGCCCACGGGGGCCGGATGGACGTGATCGGGCACTCCATGGGGGGCAAAGCCGCCATGATGCTGGCCTTAAGACATCCTGACGCCGTGCGGCGCCTCTTGGTGGCCGACATCGCTCCGGTCAGCTATGGGCACAGCCAAATCCAGTACATTGAAGCAATGCGCGCTGTGGATCTCGACAAGGTCAACCGCAGGTCGGATGCCCATGCGCAATTGTCAGACCTCGGGGTGGACCCTGCCCTGCAAAGCTTTTTCACTCAATCTCTGGACATCCGGGGCAAGCGCTGGTGCCTCAATCTCGACACCCTTGCAAAAGAGATGCCGACCATTCTGTCTTTTCCCAAGACCGACGCCCACTGGGATGGGCTTGCCTTGTTCCTGTCTGGCGCAGAATCGGACTACGTGCGCCCGGAGCACCGCCCCGAAATCCTGGCCCGTTTTCCAGCAGCCCGCTTTGCAAAGATCCCGAAGGCCGGGCATTGGCTGCACGCCGATGCTCCACGCGCCTTTGAAGCAACCGCGCGCGCCTTCCTCAACGCCTGA
- the glyA gene encoding serine hydroxymethyltransferase, whose amino-acid sequence MTETTRDPGFFTQSLSERDPELFASITDELGRQRDEIELIASENIVSAAVMEAQGSVLTNKYAEGYPGRRYYGGCQYVDVAENLAIERAKELFGCGFANVQPNSGSQANQGVFTALIKPGDTILGMDLASGGHLTHGAAPNQSGKWFNAVHYGVRRDDNLIDYDQVEALAVEHQPKLIIAGGSAIPRVIDFARFREIADKVGAYLHVDMAHFAGLVAAGEHPSPFPHAHVVTTTTHKTLRGPRGGLILTNDETIAKKVNSAIFPGIQGGPLMHVIAAKAVAFGEALRPEFKTYQKQVRANAVALADQLIKGGLDIVTGGTDTHVMLVDLRPKGVTGNIVDKALGRAHITTNKNGIPFDPEKPMVTSGIRLGTPAGTTRGFGEEEFRHIADLIVEVVDGLAANGEDGNGAVEEAVRGKVAALCARFPLYPNL is encoded by the coding sequence ATGACCGAGACCACCCGTGACCCCGGTTTCTTCACCCAGTCCCTTTCCGAACGCGACCCCGAGCTGTTCGCCTCAATCACCGATGAGCTGGGCCGCCAGCGCGATGAGATCGAGTTGATCGCATCTGAGAACATTGTTTCCGCCGCCGTGATGGAAGCGCAGGGCTCCGTGCTGACCAACAAGTACGCAGAAGGCTACCCCGGTCGCCGCTACTATGGCGGTTGCCAGTACGTTGACGTTGCCGAAAACCTGGCGATCGAGCGCGCCAAGGAGCTGTTTGGCTGCGGCTTTGCCAACGTGCAGCCGAACTCCGGCAGCCAGGCGAACCAGGGCGTGTTCACCGCGCTGATCAAGCCCGGCGACACCATCCTGGGCATGGATCTGGCCTCGGGCGGTCACTTGACCCACGGCGCTGCGCCCAACCAGTCGGGCAAATGGTTCAACGCCGTGCACTACGGTGTGCGCCGCGATGACAACCTCATCGACTACGATCAGGTCGAAGCGCTGGCGGTCGAACATCAGCCCAAGCTGATCATCGCTGGCGGCTCTGCCATTCCTCGCGTCATCGACTTTGCCCGCTTCCGTGAGATTGCCGACAAGGTTGGCGCCTATCTGCATGTAGACATGGCGCATTTCGCGGGCCTCGTGGCGGCGGGTGAGCACCCCTCGCCCTTCCCGCACGCGCATGTGGTAACCACCACCACTCATAAGACCCTGCGCGGGCCTCGTGGCGGCCTGATCCTGACCAATGACGAGACGATCGCCAAGAAGGTGAACTCTGCCATCTTCCCAGGCATTCAGGGCGGCCCGCTGATGCATGTGATCGCGGCCAAGGCCGTGGCCTTTGGCGAGGCTCTGCGCCCCGAGTTCAAGACCTACCAGAAGCAGGTGCGCGCCAATGCCGTGGCGCTGGCCGACCAGCTGATCAAGGGCGGGCTCGATATCGTCACCGGCGGCACCGACACCCACGTGATGCTGGTAGACCTGCGCCCCAAGGGCGTGACAGGCAATATCGTGGACAAGGCGCTCGGCCGTGCCCATATCACCACCAACAAGAACGGCATCCCGTTTGACCCGGAAAAGCCGATGGTGACCTCTGGCATCCGCCTTGGCACCCCGGCGGGCACCACCCGCGGCTTTGGTGAGGAAGAGTTCCGCCATATTGCCGACCTGATCGTCGAGGTCGTCGACGGGCTGGCGGCAAACGGTGAGGATGGCAACGGCGCCGTCGAGGAAGCCGTGCGCGGCAAGGTCGCGGCCCTCTGCGCCCGCTTCCCGCTCTATCCGAACCTCTGA